A stretch of DNA from Microbacterium croceum:
GTGAGGCCAGTCCAAAGGAGTGTGCGTCGGGCGCGCTGCGGGCGCGGGCGGCCCGTACCCCGGATGATGCTCTCGCGGATCGCGATGTGTGCCGCGGAGAGTCCGGTGGTGTTCTGTTGCGGTGCAGGATGGGCGGCCCGGAAGAGGCGGTCGAGCTCGTCGACGGAGATGTTCACGATCCTTGTCCACCGCCTTCCAGCTGCTCGCGGAGCTTCGCGCGTGCTCGTGTGAGTGTCGTCCACACGGCGCTCTGACTCGTGCGGAGCACTTCGGCGACCTCGCCGGCGCTCAGGTCATCCCAGTACGTGAGCACGACGATCTGTCGCTCTCGCGCGCTGAGTGCGATGAGTGCCGTGCGCAGCGCGAGCACCTCTAGGGGATCGAGCTTCTCCGACGGTGTCTCGAGCCCGCGGACCAGCGCCTCGAGGGCGAGATCGCGAGATCGGACGCGTCGGGAGCGATCCCGCAGCTTGTTGTTCGCCGCGCGCAGGAACCAGGTGAGGGGCATCGGGCGATCCGCATCGAGCTTGCGCCAGGCCACCGTGAAGATCTCGGCGGTGATCTCGTCGACCTCGTCGCCGTCGTCGATGTAGCACGAGAGGTGGCGATGCACCCGCGGCCAGTAGTCGTCGAAGAGGCGCCGGAAGACGACTTCTCTGCTCTCTGTCCCGAGCGGGCTCGCGGCTCGGGTCGTCGCGCTCTTGTGGCGGCGCCGAGAGACCTGGCGAGCACCCGTCGACGTGCCGGAGGAGGGCGAGACGCTGGCGAAGGCGATCCGCAGCGTACCGACGGCCCCGAACCCGAACATGGGGACCTCGCTCACGATGGTGGGATTGCTCGACCAGACTAACGGCCCACACGCAGCGCTATAGGAGGCAGCGCAGGTTCGTGGTGCCGCCGGGCAGGTTCACGGTCGCCCCAGGGCCGGCGGTTCCGAGCACGGTGCTGGCGCCCTTCCGCGCCTGCACCGTGCCGGACGAGCGCGCGTTGGCGATCGAGCCAACGGTGCTCAAAGCCGCGGTGCTCACCGTCGTGCACGTCGCCCAACTGAGCTTCGTGCCGCTCCTGTTCGCTCCGGCGTATGCACAGTACGATCCGGTAGCGCAGGAGCCGACGGCGCGGGAATCGGGCGATGGAACAGAGAGTTCCAAACCGAGTTCCGGCCAGACCACGGTGTGCGCATCGATGACGGTGCCCCCCGGCACCGCATCGATGGCGTACTGGACATCCGGATGGACGGCAGACTCCTCACTCGCGCGGGCGGGCGTCGCGCTCCCCATCGCGATGTCACTGCCCACGGCAAGATCCAGAGGCCCCTTTTTCATGCTCGTCCATTCGGGTGTCGAGAGTTGCTGATGATGCGCTTCTCATCACACCGCTGCGCAGGCCCCTGTTGCGACAGAAGACGCGCGCCCTTTCGGATGACGAACCACTTCCTTACCGACGACATTTCCTGCCGTGCCGTCGCGGTGGCACGGCGGCCCCGAGCCGCTCCGGCACCGGCAGACTGGGGGTGGACCATCCGCAGATTTCCGGAGAAGTGATGAATCAAGAGCAGCCCCGCAGAGCGCCCAGTCAGGCCGTCCTCACCGTGCAGCGGGTGGAACAGGTGAGCCCGGATCTGATCCGGATCACGGCGGGCGGTGACGGATTCGCCGACTACAACGACAACCTCTTCACCGACAAGTACGCCAAGATCCTCTTCTCCGATCCGCGACACGGGCTGACTCCTCCCTACGACCTCGCACAGCTGCGCGCCGAGGAGCCCGAGAAGCTCCCCACGCGACGCACCTACACGATCCGCTCGGCCGATGCGGAAGCGCGGCAGATCGTCATCGACTTCGTCGTGCATGGTGACGAGGGCGTCGCCGGCCCCTGGGCGCGCGCCGCTCAGCCGGGTGACACGATCGTCGTCAGCGGCGCCGGCGGCGGCTATCGTCCGGATGCCGCCGCGCCCTGGCATCTGCTGATCGGAGACCACACCGCTCTTCCGGCGATCTCCTCCGCCGTCGAGGCGATGGATGCCGCGGCGCAGGGCCATGTGCTGCTCAGCGTGGCCGATCCGGCGGATCGCATCCTTCCCGCGGTGCCCTCGGGTGTGAGCATCCGCTGGACGCAGGACGACGACGAACTCCTCGCCGCCCTTGCCGACCTGCCCTGGGCCGAGGGCACTCCGGGGGTCTTCGCGCACGGTGAGCGCGGCACGATCAAAGAAGTGCGCGCTCTGCTGAAGCAGCGCGACGTGCCGCGGGAGTCGCTGTCGATCTCGGCCTACTGGGCGCGTGGACGTGCGGAGGATCAGTTCCAGGCGGAGAAGCGGGAGCCGATCGGGCAGATCGAGTAGCCGACCTGTCAGCGCAGGTCGGACACGTTCGCGACGACGGTGGCGTAGAGGTCGGCGATGCCGGCCAACGCCGAGCGGTGCAGCTGTTCCGCCGGCACGTCGCCCGCGACGGACGGCAGGCTGCGCGTCGCCGTCGCCGCAGCGACCACGGTGGGGCGGTTTCCGCGACGGTCTTGCCGCGCGGGCGCATCTCAGCCGCAGCTCCTTCACCCGCGCGTTCCGCGCCCTGAACGCAACTTCACCGGCTAACCCAGGTGCCGCGACCAGAACTCATCCTCTGCCCAGTCTGCAGGGATGCCCATGCCGGCGAGGTTCATCGGCGGTCGGGTGCTGAGCAGCTGATGCAGTCGCCGCGCCCAGGTACTCCGGGGCGACACCATGTCGAGCACCGACTGGAGTGACACCAGCACTGGGTAGAGGCGTTTCTCTGAGCGTGTCGGTAGTGCAGCATCGCCCTTCAGCCAGGAGATCGCAGGTGAGGCTGGAATCGCGGGGTACACACCCAGACCGACGTTCCAGAGTCGACCGTGGTGGGCGCAGATGTTCCGAACACGCACGTAGGTGCGAAGCCACGACGTCAGCACCGGATCGTTGAGGCCGAGACGCCTCGCTATGGCAGTCCGATCGGCACGTACGCGCAGGTTGTCGATCACGTTGTTCAGTTGACCGAGGGTGAGGGTCTCCACCATCAGCCACGAAGGCGGCAGCTCGGGCTCACCGTAGGTGAGTAGGTAGTGCTCGAGCGCTGAGCGATAGACAACGCTGGAGGGGTGGCTGATTGGCTCCGGGGTGCCGGCGAGACGAGTATCGGAGGTGTCGCGCACAATCTTGAGGAGACCCGTGTGCTTCCCGTGGTTCTGAAAGTGGGCAGCTTCGACGTACCAGTGAGGGTCTTCGTATGCGGTTGACATGTGATCCGTCAGCGCCGCGCGCACCGCGACTTCGACCCGCTCCAACGCATCCATCACCAGCAATCTGAGCGCCCGGTCGAAGACGTAGATATCCAGTACGTCATCGAACGCAACCCCAGCGCGGAATGCATGGTCGGGCCGACCCCGTTGGAACGGGATCGTGTACGGCGAGAGCCGGAAGTAGCCGATGTGCCGCAGGTACCGCGCGGCCCGTTCGCGATCCGGTATCTCAAGCCCGCGTTCAGCCAGCCGAGTGACGAGGTCGTCCAGGCTCAGTGCCGGCTTGTCGTAGATCAGAGCGCCCCGAGGCCGGGGTGGTCGGGGCATCGATGCTCCTCTGGCAGGGAGAGAAAAACCTCCCAAGTGCGCATCCAGGAGAGGCGTGGGAGGTGTAGTGGTACGAATGTAGCACGGAGGTGGGACAGGGCGCTGGGTTGTGTGCAGACCGGTGCCGTGGGTCGGTGCACTTCCGCCGAGGCTCCGCCAGCGGCCGAGCCCCTGCTCACCGATCGCGAAGAGCCTGAGCGATGAGCGCGCGCACCTCGGCTGAGGTCGAGTCCGTCGAGTACGGCTCCCAGCGGTCGAGCTGCTCGAGGGTCCACTCCCAGTGCGCGGCGCGCAGCACGATGGGCAGCGGATGGTGCTGCGGGGGCCATCCGTACTGATCCCGCTCGCCGTCGAAGGCGGCGGACGCCCGCCATCCTGCATCGCGGACGCAGGAGCCGGCCATCGTCGTCATCACGACGCCGTCGACCACATCGATCGCCATGCTGTTGTCGACGCAGCCGTCGACCCGCCACCAGAGGTGGACCGGGATCTCGATCGTCACGTACTCCATGGCTCCATTCTGTCTCCCCTGCTTGTATCGTGTTCAGAGCACAAGTTGTGATAGACATATGGCACAACTTGGAGATCGGAGACGAGATGTCACAGAGTGAAGCACCTACATGGGGCCTGATGGATCTGGTGAGAGCGGCGTTCTCGCTGCCGCTGTTCTCGCTGTTCCTCGCCGCGGTGGTCGTCGCCGTGATCCTGATCTTCGCGTCCCGGCCGCAGCTCGCCCTACGCGAGGCGCAGGGCGGGAGCGCGGAGCTGCTCAGAACCGTCCAGGCGCGCTACCGCAGCGAGCGTGTGGTGCTCGTGATCGCCGCGATCCTGGTCATCGTCGTCTTCGCCGTTGAGAACGTGCTGCGCGGCTACGTGCTGCACCTGGGGGAGCTGCTGCCGTGGTGGCGCTTCGCGACGGCGCTCTTCGTCGCCGCGCTGGGCCTCGGCGTCGTGGCGGCGATCGAGGTGCGCGGTGCGAAGCCCTCGGAGGTGCCTGTCGTGTCCGGCGCTCGGCGTACCTGGACGAGCTTCGGGCCGCGGATCGGGCTCATCGGGGCAGTGGTCGCGCTGGTCGCCATCGTGGCGACATCGATCGCGGCGGGGCTGGCTGCCTATGCCGACAGCCGAGGTGATTCCGCATGGCTCGAGATCCCGATCCCCAACGAAGAGGCGATCGATCCCGTCCGGGTGCATTTCTACGGATGGACCTACGGGGTGCCCGTCCTGATCTGCGTCGCTCTTCTGGCTGCGGTCACCTGGGGTGTGCTGCATGCCAACGCGGCGCGACCGTACATCCGCCCGGAGACGGTCGCCGCCGAGCGGGACGCGCGCCGTGCCGTGGCGCGGGATGCCGTACGCGTTGCGACCGCCGCGATGCTGCTGGGGCTGGCAGGTGCGTGGCGGCTGATCGCGAGCAACGGCACCGGGTCGGAGCTCGTGATCGAGGGTCAGAACGGCGGCGCCCCCTACGAGGCGATCTGGCGCTACGCAGAAGTCGCGGCGGTGGCGGGCTGGGCTGCGCCGGTGCTCGAAGTCCTCGCCTTCGCGCTGCTGCTGCTCGTCGCCGTGCGGCTCCGTGCGCCCAAGGTCCCGGCAGGAGCGGAATCCGACATGGCCGATGTGGAGGTCGTGCGGTGACCGCGTCTCCGATCCTGTCGGCGGCCGACGAGGGGAGTCCTACGCAGGACATCTATCGGCAGCTGCGCGGGCTCATCGTGTCGGGTCAGCTCGGCGCGAACGAGCGCCTGCCCACCGTGCGCCAGACCGCGGCCGACCTCGGCGTCGCCGCAGGGACGGTCGCCAAGGCGTACAAGATGCTCGAGCATGACGGACTGGTGGTCACTCGCACCGCCGCCGGCACGCGCGTCGCGGAGTCGGCGGGGCTGCTGCCGGCATCCGTGCTGAAGCGCATCAGGGATCTGGTGGCAGAAGCGGCCGGCACCGGCGCCGCACAGGACGACGTGATCGACGTGCTGCGGGCGGTCTGGCGGGCGGAGGCGGGGGTGGCGCCGGAGGCCAAGTGAGCAACCAAGGTTGACAAGCGGGGGATTAGCAACGTAGGTTGACGACATGGAATCCGTTCAGATCGCCGATATCGCCGCCGATACCTCCGACCCGCGCGCAGGCTTGCGCGCCGTCGCCTCGCTGCGACGTCTCGCCGACACTCTCGAACTGCGGCAGGTCGAAGCGGCACTGCGTGCGGGGATCGGGTGGCAGGGCATCGCCGATGCGCTCGGCGTGACGAGGCAGGCCGTCCACAAGAAGCACGCGAAGCGGATCGACCCCTCGATCGAGATCCCGAGGAGGAACGCATGAGCAAGCTCATCCGCGCCGCCGCGACGAGTCAGACCCTCTCGCTGGCGGCCATGGAGGAGGCGTCCCGGTTCGGACTGCGGGATGCCGACATCGAGCACCTCTTCCTCGCACTGACGATCGACGCGGGAATCGGAGGCCAGGTGCTGCGGAGCCTCGGTATCACCCTCGATGCGACGCGCGCGGCGATCGAGGAGCAGCAGGCGGACCAGCTGGGTTCGCTCGGCGTGCAGGCTGACAGTACCGGCGGCCGCATCGTCTATCCGGAGACCGGAGGATACGACTGGACGGAGCGGGTGCTCGCGGTGATGAGGGCGGCCGTCTCCGGGGACCGTGATGGTGATTCGGCCGCCGTGCTGCGCGCGCTCCTCGCCGAGCCCAGCGGACTCATGACGGATCTTCTCGAGCGGATGGACGTGGAGCCCGAGCGCATCATCGACGCGCTCGACGACGCCGCAGCGATGATCGCTGAACACCGGAGGACGGCGGGCGAGCAGCCCACCATCCACGGCACGCACACGGCATTCGTGCCGGCGGATCCGCTCGACGTGTGGACGCTGCTGGCCGACGGCGTACGCCTCGCGGAGTGGGAGCCGACCATCGGGGAGGTCGTGCGGAGGGATGCCGCGACCGGTCGCTGGGAGGCGCGGACGCGTACGGAGGGCTCTGGTGGCAAGCCGCTGAAGATCCGCGACGGCATCCGTCGGCAGTACGCCGAGTCCGTGCGGAGCGAGCGGCCGTCGCACGTCACCTGGCACTTCACGTACCCCGATGAGCCGCGATCGAATGCGCGCGTCGTCTCAGTCGAGATCGAGCCGGCCGCGGGAGGAGCGCAGCTGCGTCTCTCGTTTGGGTGGGAGCTGCACGCGAGTCGCCGCCGCCGGAGGGTCATGGGGGCACTGCTCAGGCCGGTTTTCCGTTTCCTGTGCTTCGTGCAGCTGACGCAGATCGCCGCGGGCATCAGTCGCGCGTTCCGCTGACCGCTCAGGCGAGGATCGACTGTTTGTCATGCCTCACCATCTCGGGCATTGTGGAGACGGGTCGCCGACAGCTCCTCACGCTTGTCTCGCAGCGACAGAACGAACACATTGAGAGAACATGCTCCCTCGGCACAGCGCAGTCACACTGGAACAGGTCGCCCGTCAGGCGGGGGTTTCGCGCGCCACGGTGTCGCGCATCGTGAACGGGGTGTCCACGGTCGACCCTGCGCTCGCCGAGCGCGTCAACGTGGTCGTGAAGCAACTGGGCTATGTGCCCAATCTGTCCGCCCGTTCGCTCGCGAGCCGCCGGGCGGGAGCTGTGGCCCTCGTCGTACCGGAAGACGTGGAGCGCTTCTTCGGCGATCCCTTCTTCGGGGCGCTGGTGGCTGGAATCCAGGGAAAGATGCGGGGCTCCGGTTTCCTCCTCGACGTGCTGATCGCGGCGGACGACCCTCGACAGACGTCGGATCTGCTGCTCGGGGGCAAGGTCGATGCAGCCATCCTCTTCTCGCACAGGATCGAGCAGTCGTTCATGTCGATGATGTCGGCTTCGCTTCCTGTCGTACTCGCAGGACGACCCTCCGACGCAACCGAACCGACGTGCCACTACGTCGATGTCGACAACCGGGGAGGCGCGGAGTTCGTCACCCGTCATCTCCTGGAGAGGGGCCACCGCCGGATCGCGATGATTCGAGGGCCGGAGGATTCGCCGGCCGCGGCCGATCGCCTGCAGGGGTATCTCGACGCGCACGAGGCGGCGGGCATCGAGCCCGGGCCGATCGTGGCGGGGGACTTCACGAGCGCCGGCGGCGTCGCCGCCGCTGAACGACTGCTCGATGAGGGTGCGTCGTGCACAGCGGTCTTCGCTGCGAACGATCTGATGGCGATCGGAACGATGGGTGTCCTCAGACGACGGGGGCTTCGGATCCCAGACGACATCGCGGTCGCCGGCTTCGACGACGTGCCGTCAGCGGCGGATACGGTTCCGCCGCTGACGACCGTGCGTCAGCCCTCGCGTGAGCAGGGTGCGGCCCTCGCGGAGGCGGCTCTCGCGCTGGTCGCGGGGGAGCAGGTCGAACAGGGACAGGTGCTCGCGACCGAGCTCATCGTCCGCGAGTCCACCTGAATCCCGGGGTCGTGGTCAGCCCTTGACGGCACCCGCCATGATTCCGCTGACCAACTGCTTGCCTGCGAAGACGAACAGGAGCAGAAGGGGCGCCGTGGCGAGGAGCACTCCGGTCAGGACGACCGAGTAGTCGACGAAGTAGCCCGACTGCAGCAGGGATAGGGCCACCGGCAGCGTCGGGTCCTGCCGGTCGAGCACGATGAACGGCCAGAAGAAGTTGTTCCACGCGGAGACGAAGGTGAAGAGCCCGAGCATCGCCGCTGCCGGTCGCGCCGCGGGGACTCCGACCGTGAGGAACGATCGGAACGAGGATGCGCCATCGACCCTGGCCGCTTCGATGAGCTCGTCGGGTACGGCCTGTCTGAGGTACTGCGTCATCCAGAACACGCCGAAGGCGCTGGTGAGCGACGGGATGATGATCGCGCCGATGTTGCCGGTCCAACCGAGCTCGCTGAACATGATGTACAGCGGCACCACACCCAGCTGCATCGGCACGGCCATGGTCGCCACGACCATCACCAGCAGTCGTCCCCGCCCGCGGAAATGGAGCTTCGAGAAGGCCCACCCTGCCAGGGTCGAGAAGAAGACGACCGAGACGGCGATCAGAGTCGAGCTGTAGATCGAGTTCCACAGCGCACGCCAGAAGTTGACCGACGGGTCGTTGACGACCTTGTCGACATTCGTCCAGAAGTTGCCCCCGGGCAGCCACGACATGTGCGGGTCTCGCACCGTGTAGGAGTCGCCGGATCCGATCAGGAACGACCAGTAGAAGGGGAACACGCTGGCCAGCAGCACGACGCCCAGGAAGAGGTAGACCCACGGGCTCGGTCGCGAGAACCGTCGCGCGCGACGGACGTTCTTCGATGGGCTCGGCATCGGCAGGTGACGGCTCATCGGTTGGCCTCCTCGACCGGTCGTGCGTTGTCGTGGGTGGTACGGCGTGGGCGAAGGACGCGACGCCCGGGGTTCTCCGCGACCGCCGCAGCATCGTCACGGACCAGCCCTCGCGTGACGATCAGGTTGATGAGCCCGACGAGCAGGATGAGCGCGAAGAGGATCCACGCCATCGCGGCTGCTCGACCGAAGTCCCACTCGCCCCATCCGACGTTGTAGAGGTAGAGCGCGATCGTGAGCCACTGGTTGTCGGGGCCGCCTGTGCCCGTGTGGTCGTACATCCGAGGCTCGTCGAAGACCTGGAGCCCACCGATCGTGGAGGTGACGACGACGAAGATCAGGGTTCCGCGCAAGCCGGGGATCGTGATCGACAGGAACTGACGGATCGCCCCGGCACCATCGACCGTCGCCGCTTCGTAGTACTCCCGGGGAATCGCCTGCATGGCGGCGAGCAGGATCAGCGTGTTGTACCCGGTCCACCGGAAGTTGACCATTGTGGCGATCGCGACGTGGCTGGCGAACGGATCGGTGTGCCAGGGGATCGACGTCATTCCCAGTTGCGTGAGCAGCGAGTTCACGAGCCCGAACTTGTCACCGAACATGTTGCTGAAGATCAGCGCGACCGCGACGGGAGCCATGACGTAAGGGACGAGAACGCTCATGCGCCAGAAGGTGCGTGCTCTGATGTTGCGATCGAGGGCGGCGGCGATGATGATCGCTGCGACGAGCTGCGGAATCGTGGAGAGCAGGAAGATGCTCACCGTGTTGCGCAGCGCGATCCAGAAATCGGGTGCGGAGAGCACGCGCCAGTACTGGTCGAATCCCACGAACTCACCCGTGCCGCGAACCATGTCCCACTCCATGAGCGAGATGACGGCCGTGTAGCCGATCGGGAAGAGGCCCGTGGCGACGAAGATCAGGAAGAACGGCGCGATGTACAGATACGGCGCGGACTTCACGTCCCACCGGGTCAGCTTCTCCCGGAGAGCGGAATCGCCGTTCCGCTGCGGCAGGATCGAACGATGTGAAGGCATGAACGAAGTCTCATTTCGTTGAGAAGCCCCCGCCCGTGACCCGGGCGGGGGCTGTGGATTACTCGATCGAGTTCACCTTTTCGACCCACTGGTCCCAGGAGGCTCCCGCGTCCTGCGTGCCGTCTTCGACGCGGGCGATCGCGTCGCCCATCGCGGTCGCGACCTGGAAGTACAGCTCACCCTTGAACGGAGCGACCTCGACCGCCTGCGCCCGGTCGGAGAAGATCTGCCCGATGGGGGCGTCGTTGAAGAACGGGTTGGTCGCCTCGAGAAGGATCGGCGAGCTCATCGCCTCGACCTGGCTGGGGAAGAGGCCCGCGTTCTCGAAGTACTTGAGCTGCTGTTCCGGCGCCGTCAGCCAGTCGGCGAGCTTCTGCGCCTCTTCGACGTTGGCTCCGGAAGCCGGGACGGTGAGATACGAGCCACCCCAGTTGCCGCCGCCGTTCGGGAAGACATTGGCGACGTCCCAGGTGGTGACGTCCTTCGCGTTGCCCTCGATGACGCCCAGCATCCAGCCCGGGCAGAGCATGGTCGCGAAGCCGCCGTTGGCCATCGCCGCGTACCAGTCGGTGCTCCACTGGCTCAGATGAGCCGACTGCGTCGAGCTCGCGGCCAGCAACTGGTCGTAGGACTTGCGGACCTCGTCGTTCTCGGTCGCGATGATCTCGCCGGTCTTCGGGTCTTCGTAGGGAACGGCGATCTGGTTGATCATCCCCTGCCAGACTCCTCGCGCCGAGTCGAAGAAGGGAAGCCCGGTCGCTTCGACGTACTGGTCTCCGATCTCGAAGTAGCGCGCCCAGTCTCCACCGAGAAGCTCGGCCACGGCGTCACGGTCCGTGGGAAGGCCGGCGCCCTCGAACAGATCCGAGCGGTAGCAGATCGCCAGCGGACCGATGTCCGTGCCGTATCCGATGAGGTTGCCTTCGGGATCGGTCGCCTCTTCGACCTTCCAGTCCAGCCAGCGATCCTTCAGGTCGGCAGGCACGGGTGCGAGCAGGTCCGCGTACTCCATCACCTCGGGCAACCAGTCGCCCTCTACATACTCGATGTCGGAGAGACCGGTCTTGCCGAGCTTCTGGAAGAAGTTGGTGCGGGCGTCGTCGGTCGTGGCGGCCTTGTTGTGAACGATCTTCACCCCCGGGTTGAGCTCTTCGTACTCGGCGAACATCTCGTCGGCGAAGCCCGAATCGTTGAACGTCCCCACCGTGAGGGTCACGTCGCCCGATGCGGCGTCGTCCTCTGCGGCCGGCGCGCATCCCGTCAGCAGCAGACCGACCGCGGCCGCTCCTGCCCCGAATCGGATGATGTTGTGTTTCCTGGTCACCACTTGACACTCCTTTGCGTGTGGATCTGCGTGCGTGTTCCTGGCGGCGGATGCCGTCAGGAGCGCCAGCGACTGATCGCACCAGTCGTCGGCGGACAGCCATGGACTGTTCATCGCATGGCGGGCTTACGAGGGGTCACCAATCGATCGGAGTACCGTCTTCACGTTCCGCGACCGGCAGGTACGAGCGTTCATAGGGAAAGGCGCGTGCGGCGACCTCGTCGAACTCCACGCCCAACCCCGGTGCATCACCCGGGTGGAGGTATCCCCTGTCGAATGAGTAGTCGGCC
This window harbors:
- a CDS encoding ABC transporter substrate-binding protein, encoding MVTRKHNIIRFGAGAAAVGLLLTGCAPAAEDDAASGDVTLTVGTFNDSGFADEMFAEYEELNPGVKIVHNKAATTDDARTNFFQKLGKTGLSDIEYVEGDWLPEVMEYADLLAPVPADLKDRWLDWKVEEATDPEGNLIGYGTDIGPLAICYRSDLFEGAGLPTDRDAVAELLGGDWARYFEIGDQYVEATGLPFFDSARGVWQGMINQIAVPYEDPKTGEIIATENDEVRKSYDQLLAASSTQSAHLSQWSTDWYAAMANGGFATMLCPGWMLGVIEGNAKDVTTWDVANVFPNGGGNWGGSYLTVPASGANVEEAQKLADWLTAPEQQLKYFENAGLFPSQVEAMSSPILLEATNPFFNDAPIGQIFSDRAQAVEVAPFKGELYFQVATAMGDAIARVEDGTQDAGASWDQWVEKVNSIE
- a CDS encoding GntR family transcriptional regulator; translated protein: MTASPILSAADEGSPTQDIYRQLRGLIVSGQLGANERLPTVRQTAADLGVAAGTVAKAYKMLEHDGLVVTRTAAGTRVAESAGLLPASVLKRIRDLVAEAAGTGAAQDDVIDVLRAVWRAEAGVAPEAK
- a CDS encoding LacI family DNA-binding transcriptional regulator; its protein translation is MLPRHSAVTLEQVARQAGVSRATVSRIVNGVSTVDPALAERVNVVVKQLGYVPNLSARSLASRRAGAVALVVPEDVERFFGDPFFGALVAGIQGKMRGSGFLLDVLIAADDPRQTSDLLLGGKVDAAILFSHRIEQSFMSMMSASLPVVLAGRPSDATEPTCHYVDVDNRGGAEFVTRHLLERGHRRIAMIRGPEDSPAAADRLQGYLDAHEAAGIEPGPIVAGDFTSAGGVAAAERLLDEGASCTAVFAANDLMAIGTMGVLRRRGLRIPDDIAVAGFDDVPSAADTVPPLTTVRQPSREQGAALAEAALALVAGEQVEQGQVLATELIVREST
- a CDS encoding Abi family protein, whose amino-acid sequence is MPRPPRPRGALIYDKPALSLDDLVTRLAERGLEIPDRERAARYLRHIGYFRLSPYTIPFQRGRPDHAFRAGVAFDDVLDIYVFDRALRLLVMDALERVEVAVRAALTDHMSTAYEDPHWYVEAAHFQNHGKHTGLLKIVRDTSDTRLAGTPEPISHPSSVVYRSALEHYLLTYGEPELPPSWLMVETLTLGQLNNVIDNLRVRADRTAIARRLGLNDPVLTSWLRTYVRVRNICAHHGRLWNVGLGVYPAIPASPAISWLKGDAALPTRSEKRLYPVLVSLQSVLDMVSPRSTWARRLHQLLSTRPPMNLAGMGIPADWAEDEFWSRHLG
- a CDS encoding siderophore-interacting protein; amino-acid sequence: MNQEQPRRAPSQAVLTVQRVEQVSPDLIRITAGGDGFADYNDNLFTDKYAKILFSDPRHGLTPPYDLAQLRAEEPEKLPTRRTYTIRSADAEARQIVIDFVVHGDEGVAGPWARAAQPGDTIVVSGAGGGYRPDAAAPWHLLIGDHTALPAISSAVEAMDAAAQGHVLLSVADPADRILPAVPSGVSIRWTQDDDELLAALADLPWAEGTPGVFAHGERGTIKEVRALLKQRDVPRESLSISAYWARGRAEDQFQAEKREPIGQIE
- a CDS encoding carbohydrate ABC transporter permease, which encodes MPSHRSILPQRNGDSALREKLTRWDVKSAPYLYIAPFFLIFVATGLFPIGYTAVISLMEWDMVRGTGEFVGFDQYWRVLSAPDFWIALRNTVSIFLLSTIPQLVAAIIIAAALDRNIRARTFWRMSVLVPYVMAPVAVALIFSNMFGDKFGLVNSLLTQLGMTSIPWHTDPFASHVAIATMVNFRWTGYNTLILLAAMQAIPREYYEAATVDGAGAIRQFLSITIPGLRGTLIFVVVTSTIGGLQVFDEPRMYDHTGTGGPDNQWLTIALYLYNVGWGEWDFGRAAAMAWILFALILLVGLINLIVTRGLVRDDAAAVAENPGRRVLRPRRTTHDNARPVEEANR
- a CDS encoding carbohydrate ABC transporter permease; amino-acid sequence: MPSPSKNVRRARRFSRPSPWVYLFLGVVLLASVFPFYWSFLIGSGDSYTVRDPHMSWLPGGNFWTNVDKVVNDPSVNFWRALWNSIYSSTLIAVSVVFFSTLAGWAFSKLHFRGRGRLLVMVVATMAVPMQLGVVPLYIMFSELGWTGNIGAIIIPSLTSAFGVFWMTQYLRQAVPDELIEAARVDGASSFRSFLTVGVPAARPAAAMLGLFTFVSAWNNFFWPFIVLDRQDPTLPVALSLLQSGYFVDYSVVLTGVLLATAPLLLLFVFAGKQLVSGIMAGAVKG
- a CDS encoding RNA polymerase sigma factor: MSEVPMFGFGAVGTLRIAFASVSPSSGTSTGARQVSRRRHKSATTRAASPLGTESREVVFRRLFDDYWPRVHRHLSCYIDDGDEVDEITAEIFTVAWRKLDADRPMPLTWFLRAANNKLRDRSRRVRSRDLALEALVRGLETPSEKLDPLEVLALRTALIALSARERQIVVLTYWDDLSAGEVAEVLRTSQSAVWTTLTRARAKLREQLEGGGQGS
- a CDS encoding SRPBCC family protein: MSKLIRAAATSQTLSLAAMEEASRFGLRDADIEHLFLALTIDAGIGGQVLRSLGITLDATRAAIEEQQADQLGSLGVQADSTGGRIVYPETGGYDWTERVLAVMRAAVSGDRDGDSAAVLRALLAEPSGLMTDLLERMDVEPERIIDALDDAAAMIAEHRRTAGEQPTIHGTHTAFVPADPLDVWTLLADGVRLAEWEPTIGEVVRRDAATGRWEARTRTEGSGGKPLKIRDGIRRQYAESVRSERPSHVTWHFTYPDEPRSNARVVSVEIEPAAGGAQLRLSFGWELHASRRRRRVMGALLRPVFRFLCFVQLTQIAAGISRAFR